CCGTTCCAATCGGTGAGGATCTTGTCGTCCCGCTGCGGCCGGACGCGCCTCGCACGCGCCGCCAGCAGCTTGCGGCGAGCGCTCTCGAGCTCCGGCGGACGCGCGGTCCGGTGGTGGCCCGGCTGGAGCACCAGGATGTTCGTTCCGCGCTCGAAGTTGCCGTGCGACGTCACGCCGTAGGCGCTCCGGACGGCGTCGAGTTCGTCCTCCGACAGGAGTCGCTGGAGCTCCTCCAGCGTCCAGACGTAGAACTTTCCTTCCTCCCCCTCCGAATCGGCGTCCTCCGCGGAGTAGAAGCCTCCGTCCGGATGGGTCATGTCGCGCAGCACGTAATCGGCGATCTCGCGGGCGACGGCGGCGAATTCGGGATCGCCCGTCACCTGGAACGCCTCGACGTAGAGCCGGGACAGCGCCGCCTGGTCGTAGAGCATCTTCTCGAAGTGGGGGACGATCCAGCGCTCGTCGGTGCTGTAACGGTGAAACCCGCCGCCGAGCTGGTCGCAGATGCCCCCGCGCGCCATCGCGTCGAGCGTCTTGGTGACGATCTTCAGCGCCGTCTCGTCGCCCGAACGTCGGTGGATCCGCAGCAGCAGCCGCAGATCTCCCGCCTGGGGAAACTTCGGCCGCCCGCGGCGGCCGCCGTAGACCGGGTCGAAGCTCGACCGCCAGGAGTCGAGGAAGCGCAGCAGCAGGCCCTCGTCGAGCTCGCCGGCGCGCTCGGCGGCGGCGTGGCGCGCGAGCGCCGCGGCCAGGATCCGCCCCTGCTCGAGCACCTGCTCGCGCTGGTTCGTCCAGAGGTCGGTGATCCGTTCGAGGAGGTGAAGGAAGCGATCGCGCGGAAAGAACGTGCCGCCGAAGAACGGCTGCCGGTCCGGTGTCAGAAAGACCGTCATCGGCCAGCCGCCGTGGCCGCTCATCGCCTGCACCGCGTCCATGTAGATCGCGTCGATGTCGGGCCGCTCCTCGCGATCGACCTTGATCGACACGAAGTGCTCGTTCAGATAGCGCGCGACCTCCTCGTCTTCGAACGAGTCGCGCTCCATCACGTGGCACCAGTGGCAGGTCGAGTAGCCGATCGAAACGAACACCGGCACGCCCCGCCTCCGCGCGACCTCGAACGGCTCGTCGCCCCAGGCCCACCACCACACCGGGTTGTCCTTGTGCTGGAGGAGGTAGGGGCTCTTTTCGGAGGCGAGGTGGTTGCGGTTCTCGTGCATGCGGGCCTCCTCGGCCGGGCGTTCGGCCGGGGGCGCGGCCGGCGATCCGCCGTTGCCGCAAGCCGCGAGGGCGAGAGGACAGACGAGCATCCAGGGGCGGGGCGGGATCATGAAGCGATCATAGCCGGGGGAAGGCCGGTGCGCCCGCCAAGGGCCCGCGGGCGCCGGTTCGGGGTAAGGTGAGGAGGAGATCGAAGCACTCTCCGTCGGGGAGATCGACGATGCGGATCGCCGCGGTGGCCACGGCTTTGCCGCCGAACCGCTACGACCAGCGCACCCTCACCCGCGCCCTGCTGCGCCACATGGGGCGAGGGGACGGTGCGGCCCAACGGCGCCTGTCGCGCCTGCACGAACGCGTGAGCGTCGGTGCGCGTCACCTCGCCCTGCGCCTGGAGGAATACGAGCGGCTCCGAAGCTTCCGGCAGGCGAACGACGCCTGGATTCGGGTGGGGACCGAGATCGGCAGCCGGGCGGTCCGGGAGGCGCTGGAGCGAAGCGGGGTGCCGCCGGAGCGTCTGGGCGCTTTCTTCAGCGTGTCGGTCACCGGGATCGCCACCCCCTCACTCGAGGCACGCGTGATGAACGCCCTCGGGCTGCCGTCTTCCCTCAAGCGCGTGCCCGTCTTCGGTCTCGGGTGCGTCGCCGGCGCCGCGGGTCTCGCCCGGGCGGCCGATTACGTGAGGGCCTATCCGGACGAAGCGGCACTCCTGCTCTCGGTGGAACTCTGCTCGCTCACCCTCCAGCGCCGCGACCTCTCGGTGGCGAACCTCATCGCTTCCGGCCTGTTCGGTGACGGGGCGGCGGCCGCCGTCGTCGCCGGCGCCGAGCTGGAGGCGCGCGGGCCGCGCGTCGTCGCCACCCGTTCCGTCTTCTACCCCGACACCGAGAGGGTCATGGGGTGGGACATCGGCGGCGACGGCTTCAGGGTCGTCCTCTCGCCGGAGGTCCCGGAGATGGTGCGCCGGCACCTTCGCCGGGACGTGGACGCCTTCCTGGCCGAACACGGCCTCGACCGCGCGGAGATTTCCCGGTGGATCTGCCATCCGGGCGGACCGAAGGTGATCGAGGCGATCGCCGAGGCTCTCGAGCTGCCGGCGGCGGCGCTGGAGCCCGCACGGCGCAGCCTGCGCGAGTTCGGCAATCTCTCTTCCGCGTCGGTCTTGTTCGTCCTGGCCGAGGCGCTGGAGAACGCGCCGCCGCCGGGATCGCCCGCCATGCTCCTCGCCATGGGCCCCGGCTTCTGCTCGGAGCTCGTCCTCCTGGAGTGGTGACGTGGACTCGCGGGTCGCCTACACGGCTCTGGTCGCGCTCGTGGCTGCCGTCAGGCTCGGCGAGCTGCGCCTCTCGAGCCGCCACGCGCGTTCTCTCCTCGCGCGCGGCGGAGTCGAGAGCGGCAGGGGCCACCTCCCGGCGATGGTGGCGCTGCACGCCGGACTCTTGGCCGCGGCCCCCGCGGAGGTCTGGCTGTTGGATCGCCCGTTCGTGGCGCCGCTCGCCGCGGCGGCCCTCGCCGCGCTGGCGGCCGCCGCCGCTCTCCGCGTCTGGACGCTGCGCACGCTCGGGGAACGCTGGACGATCCGGGTGATCACGCTACCCGGGTCGCGACCGGTGACGGGCGGGCCCTACCGCTACGTGCGGCATCCGAACTACCTCGCCGTCGTGATCGAGGTGGCGGCGCTGCCACTGGTCCACGGGGCGTGGCTGACGGCCGCTGTCTTCTCCGCGCTCAACGCCGCTCTCCTCGCGGTGCGCATCCGCGTGGAGGAACGGGCGCTCTCGCGGGCAGGCGGCTACGGGGCGCTCTCCTCCCGGGGGCGCTTCCTTCCCCGGGGCGGGGGGAAAGGGTGAGCCGCCGCTACGACCTCGTCGTCGTCGGGGGCGGCCCCGCGGGCCTCGCGGTCGCGATCGAGGCGAGGGCGGCCGGCATGACGGTGTGCGTTCTCGAACGCCGCCGCCCCCCGGTGGACAAGCCGTGCGGCGAGGGGCTCCTGCCGAGGGCGGTGGCCGCGCTCCTTCGCTGCGGCGTTCCGGCCGACACGCTGCCCGGCCGGCGGCTCGCCGGCATCCGTTTCGTCGACGCCGGCGCCGGAACCGCCACCTTCGCCCCCTTCCCGGGTCGCTGCGGGCGCGGCGTCCGCCGGACGGTCCTGCACGCTGCTCTCGCCGCCCGCGCGGGGGAGGCGGGGGCGGAGATCCGCTGGGGAGTGGCCGCCCGCGGTCTGGAAGAGGACGGGGTCCGCGCCGCCACCGGCGAGCTCGTCCGCGGCGCGTGGGTCGTCGGCGCCGACGGGCTCCACTCCCGGGTGCGCCGCTGGGCCGGCATCGGCTGCAACCGCCGCGGCCGGCGATTCGGCGTCCGCCGCCATTTCGTTCGCGAACCGTGGACGGACTCGGTGGAGGTCCATTGGGCCGACACCGGGGAGGCCTACGTGACTCCGGTCGGGGAGGAGCTGGTGGGCGTCGCGATCCTCGCCGGTGCCGGGGCCGGTCCTCCCCGGCTCGCCGCCTTTCCCGGCCTGGCCCGCCGCCTCGAGGGGGCGAGGCCGGCGGATCGGTGGGCGGGCGCGGGGCCGTTCGGCGTGCGCGTCTTCCGGCCGCACCGGGGGCGCTGCGTGCTCGTCGGCGACGCCGCCGGCGACACCGACCCGATCACCGGCGAGGGAATCGGTCTCGCGCTCGAGCAGGCGAGGGAGTTGGTGCGCGCGCTGTGCCGGGGCGAGCCGCACCGCTATGCTCGCCGCCGCCGCCGGCTGCTCGCCGGGCCCTCCCGCGCGGCCGCCGCGCTTGTCGCGCTGCACCGGCACCCGTCGTTGCGGCGGCGGGCGCTGCGGTTGCTCGATCGCCATCCCGGTCTGTTCGCGCGGCTGCTCGCCTGGCATCTCGGCCGGCCCGCGGGCGGGCGCCCGGTTCCGGCCCTCCTGGTATCGTGAGAGGCCTTCCGGGAGGTCGCGGGCGATGCGCGAGGAGCGGTGCGGGCGGGCGGAGAGGGCCGGGCGGCGCCCGCTCGGCCTGCGGGAGGTGCTGCGGCGGCCGCTACCCCACCTGAGCCTGCCCGACCGCTTGCTGCTCAGGGGGCTTCTCGCGCTGCTGCGCGATCACGTGGAGCGCATCGAGGGGCTCGAACACGTGGCCCCCGAGTGCGATCCGTTCTTGCTAGTCCTCAACCACAATCAGAAGTACGAGGTGCTGGCCGTGCCGGCGCTGCTCATGTTCCACCGCGGCGGCCGGCTGATCCACTTCCTCGCCGACTGGAACTACCAGCTCGTCCCCGGTGTCTGGTGGATCTACCGGAGGGCCCGGGTCGTCCGCGCTTCGCTCAAGCCGGCGAAGCCCGCCTGGCTCAACGTCTTCAAGCCGCTCCTCACAGACGCCGAGCCGGCCTACTCGCGGGCTGCACGCCTCCTGGCGGGCGGCGCACCGGTCGGCATCTTCCCCGAGGGCCGGATCAACCGCGACCCGCGGCGGCTCCTGCCCGGGCGACCCGGTGCCGCCCGCCTGTCGATCGAGGCCGGCGTTCCGGTCGTTCCGGCCGGAATCCGTTTCCCGGGGCGGGATCCAGCGTCGCCGATCGAGGACGGCGCCCGCATGGCGGTCCAGCTCGGCCCGCCCATGGAGCCGCCCCCTCCGGACCGGGGCGAGCGCGCGTCGAGGCGGCGCGTGCTCGAGTGGCATGCCGCCATCATGGAGAGGATCGCGGAACTCTCCGGCAAGGCCTGGACCCGCCGGGCTCCGGAGAGGGCCGTGGGTTGACGGCGCGCCCGGCACGGTGCGCGAAGGGACTCGGCATGGGAAGGCGATGGATCCCGGTCGCGGCGGCGTCGATCCTCGCCGGATACGTTCCGGGGCCGGCCGGGGGGGAGGCGCTGCGGTTCGAGGTCGACCCGGAGGCCAGCCGAATCGAGTTCGTTCTGCAGGCCACGGCGCACAAGGTCCGCGGAACGATGCGCGTCGCCGGTGGGAGCGTCGAAGCCGATCTCGACAGCGGAAGACTCGCCGGGGAGATCGTCGTGGACGCGGCGAGCGCGGAGACGGGGAACCGCCGCCGTGACCGGAAGATGCACGAGCGGGTGCTCGAGTCGCGGCGCTTTCCGCGCATCCGGCTGCTCCCGCGGCGGCTGGAGGGACCGGTCCGATGGGAAAGCCCCTTCGAGGCCGATCTCTCGGCTCTGCTCGAACTCCACGGCCTGCGGCACGCCGTCGAGATCCCGCTGCGGGTCCTGCTGACCCCCGGCCGTCTCGAAGCCGACGCGTCCTTCGACGTTCCCTACGTGGCGTGGGGGCTCGAAGATCCGAGCTTCCTCCTCCTCCGGGTGGCGAAGAAGGTCCACGTGAAGGTTCACCTCGTCGCCGCGGGGCCGGTCGCGCGGTCACCCGTTCCGGCAGGGGAGGACTGAGCCGGCGCCCCTGTCGCTCCTCAGACGGACCGGGCGGCGGAGCGGAGCAGCTCCCAGCAGCGCTCGAGATGCCGCAGCTCGGTCCGCGGGTTGCCCACGCTCACGCGGATGGTGAAGCGGCCCGCGAGCCGCGTGTGGGAAAGGAAAACCCCGCCCGTCTCGTTGACCCGCTCGAGCAGGCGCTCGTTGTGAGCGTCGAGCGCCTCCGCGTCGAGGCCGGGCGGGCGGTGGCGGAAGCAGACCGTCGCGAGAGGGACGGGAGCGAGACGCTCCCAGTCCGGCGCCCCGTCGATCCACGAGGCGAACAGACGCGCCAGGCGGACATGCTCGCGGATCCTCGCCGCCATACCCGAGGCGCCGAAGTAGCGGATCACGAACCATAGCTTGAGTGCGCGGAACCGCCGGCCCAATTGCACGCCGTACTCGTGGTAGTTCCGGACCTCTTCGCCGGCGGAGGTGCGGAGATACTCGGGCACCAGCGAGAAGGCGCTCCGGAACGCCTCCGGCCGCCGGAACAGGAGCAGGGAGGCGTCGAAGGGGGTGAACATCCACTT
The DNA window shown above is from Acidobacteriota bacterium and carries:
- a CDS encoding thioredoxin domain-containing protein, translating into MHENRNHLASEKSPYLLQHKDNPVWWWAWGDEPFEVARRRGVPVFVSIGYSTCHWCHVMERDSFEDEEVARYLNEHFVSIKVDREERPDIDAIYMDAVQAMSGHGGWPMTVFLTPDRQPFFGGTFFPRDRFLHLLERITDLWTNQREQVLEQGRILAAALARHAAAERAGELDEGLLLRFLDSWRSSFDPVYGGRRGRPKFPQAGDLRLLLRIHRRSGDETALKIVTKTLDAMARGGICDQLGGGFHRYSTDERWIVPHFEKMLYDQAALSRLYVEAFQVTGDPEFAAVAREIADYVLRDMTHPDGGFYSAEDADSEGEEGKFYVWTLEELQRLLSEDELDAVRSAYGVTSHGNFERGTNILVLQPGHHRTARPPELESARRKLLAARARRVRPQRDDKILTDWNGLMIGALAEVGRVLGEPRYVEEARRAALFVLARLRTQDGRLLHRWRDGEAAVRGFLEDYAYMIDALIELYESDFDGRWLDEALRLQDLQDRLFFDSERGDYFATDGSDPTVLVRRVEAFDNVRPAGRSVAAMNLLRLSELLLREELARRAAQVFASTPKTIRRVPVAFADLLAALDHAYDRSKEVAIVGSPADTRTQGFLEALHAAYLPNVTVAAGPPDTKGIPLLAGKEMIGGEPTAYVCEQGVCKLPTTDPQRALELARTFRKLATAGAR
- a CDS encoding type III polyketide synthase produces the protein MRIAAVATALPPNRYDQRTLTRALLRHMGRGDGAAQRRLSRLHERVSVGARHLALRLEEYERLRSFRQANDAWIRVGTEIGSRAVREALERSGVPPERLGAFFSVSVTGIATPSLEARVMNALGLPSSLKRVPVFGLGCVAGAAGLARAADYVRAYPDEAALLLSVELCSLTLQRRDLSVANLIASGLFGDGAAAAVVAGAELEARGPRVVATRSVFYPDTERVMGWDIGGDGFRVVLSPEVPEMVRRHLRRDVDAFLAEHGLDRAEISRWICHPGGPKVIEAIAEALELPAAALEPARRSLREFGNLSSASVLFVLAEALENAPPPGSPAMLLAMGPGFCSELVLLEW
- a CDS encoding YceI family protein: MGRRWIPVAAASILAGYVPGPAGGEALRFEVDPEASRIEFVLQATAHKVRGTMRVAGGSVEADLDSGRLAGEIVVDAASAETGNRRRDRKMHERVLESRRFPRIRLLPRRLEGPVRWESPFEADLSALLELHGLRHAVEIPLRVLLTPGRLEADASFDVPYVAWGLEDPSFLLLRVAKKVHVKVHLVAAGPVARSPVPAGED
- a CDS encoding 1-acyl-sn-glycerol-3-phosphate acyltransferase; this encodes MREERCGRAERAGRRPLGLREVLRRPLPHLSLPDRLLLRGLLALLRDHVERIEGLEHVAPECDPFLLVLNHNQKYEVLAVPALLMFHRGGRLIHFLADWNYQLVPGVWWIYRRARVVRASLKPAKPAWLNVFKPLLTDAEPAYSRAARLLAGGAPVGIFPEGRINRDPRRLLPGRPGAARLSIEAGVPVVPAGIRFPGRDPASPIEDGARMAVQLGPPMEPPPPDRGERASRRRVLEWHAAIMERIAELSGKAWTRRAPERAVG
- a CDS encoding NAD(P)/FAD-dependent oxidoreductase codes for the protein MSRRYDLVVVGGGPAGLAVAIEARAAGMTVCVLERRRPPVDKPCGEGLLPRAVAALLRCGVPADTLPGRRLAGIRFVDAGAGTATFAPFPGRCGRGVRRTVLHAALAARAGEAGAEIRWGVAARGLEEDGVRAATGELVRGAWVVGADGLHSRVRRWAGIGCNRRGRRFGVRRHFVREPWTDSVEVHWADTGEAYVTPVGEELVGVAILAGAGAGPPRLAAFPGLARRLEGARPADRWAGAGPFGVRVFRPHRGRCVLVGDAAGDTDPITGEGIGLALEQARELVRALCRGEPHRYARRRRRLLAGPSRAAAALVALHRHPSLRRRALRLLDRHPGLFARLLAWHLGRPAGGRPVPALLVS